The genome window ATAATGGCAAAGACGGAAAGGACCGGATGCGTGCTGAATAAGGTGCACTCAGACCAGACTACGGCCACAGAGAGGAATGACAGCAGCAGTGCCAGCAGCTTGTAGAACTTCGGATGGAATACACACTCCCAGTACCACTCTGGAagtgcaaaatgaaaaaaacttttcaaaaaatacaaataaaaaatctatataACTCTAAATGTATTATAGAAACCAGTTCTCATTGTGTATCTTGGAGTAAAACCATTGTCACAGCTGCTAGAATCTTACTCTCTTCCTTGAAATAATAAAAGCCGCAGCTTTCTTGTgcaacaatgaaaaacaaaagcatttgTACTCGggatttactaaaaaaaataggctAGATGGAATGGCCACTTCTAGTTTCCTGGCAGGGGCTGTCTGTCTTTTGCCATCATGTTGTGCTTTGCTGACTTAGAAGGAACTGTTAGGgcaggcaggggtgggcaaactattcctcaAAGGGGTACAGGGGGTGCGGGCTTTCGTTCCAACCCCTAAAGaagaaacctttccacaaatctggtatcttagaaatGCGATCAGTAGTTTGCAGTCAGGTGcatcttgtttcagcagaaaccccattggtcaaagtgtctgtgctggattggttgaaacaaaaatctgtacccacagcggccctttaAGACACCCCGGTGTGAGGGGATACTTGAAAAACTACATTAAGTTCagaaaaatatttagaaaataatattccgatattaaaatgaaaaaaataatatcaaaaCATCCTAAAGGgcctaaaatggaaaataagtcAACAATAAAAGCAGTGCAATTTTACAGATGACTCAAAATAGCCTAACAAATTGGGATATTTACAACACTCACCTACTTTCGGCGTGTAAAGAAACCTCCGGATGTAGCCGCCTTGCTCTGTCGAGGCAAAGCTGCGCACAAAGTAACCTGTGGGGCTACTGCGGTTCTTTGCCACGTCTTCAAGATGGAAAACTCGTTCCAACAACATGGACCACTGAACCCGGGTCTGACGGCAACGAAGCATAGCGGATATCACCTGAAAAACACATAACATAGTCACTGTAGAGTGCACGCCACTACAATATTTCCCAAACTCCATTTATGTTTGTATAATTTTCTCTGcaatttgtgttcattttgatttttattgtGTGTATTGCATTACACTTTAGTGTACTTTTTTATGAAGCTGAGCGAGGCCGCTTTTAGTTGGAAGGACGTGCTGATCGTCACAGTAGTTTTCCACATCTCTGCCCATCTCCTCCTGGTATTCTATGGGACACTGAAGTGAGGAGATGTTAGTATAATAAGATAAAAAAGGGGGAATATATATGTTTTGAATACATCACCTTTGTCAAAATGGTGTCCACGCACTTCCTGAGAGAGTGGTTGTACTTGACTGATATGTTGATGACCGAGACCTCCTGGTAATGACATAAAAAgacatcatcattatcatgtcatttaatgttttttaataataaatgcTGCAAAACATAAATGCCCTCACCTCCATAACATCAGCCAATTTCTCCACAGCAGCCGCCTTTTCGCCGGCCAACTTTGCCACCTTGAAATAGGTCTTGGCAAGCAAGTGGCGATGGCAAGACAACAGCCAATAGGAACGTGGGATTTCCACTAGGCCATAGCCCAGCAACAACACCAGGAGGAAGAGGCCCCACATGTTGGCAGCTGTGATGCCAATGGTCTGGAACTCAGTCCTGAGCACAGGGCACAAAGATGTTTTTAAACtatatttctgttttattttatgttttgtgttattttattttgatccagTATTATCCTGCACCCGAATCAGGCATATTAATGAATACGCCATCTGTGCAGTTTCATCCATAGAGCAAGGGAAGACATTAATAAACACATTAAATAAACACCCGTCGGATAGCATCAATGAGAACTGACCACGTGAGCCGCCACTGTGGGTGGGCAGCAACGTAAATGAGCAGAAAGATGAATATGAGCAGGTAGGAGCCATAGTAAATGGCGTTCTCAACAAGGGCCGTTTTCAACTTTCTTATGCGGGAGAACGCTCCTGATCGCGCATACGACTGCATAAAGGGCAGCAATAACctaaactcacacacacacacaaagagagGGTAAGGCAcaatcatttgaatttattaATGAAGGTAGCCCTTATATAGTACTTATGAAGGGGGACTTACCATGTGAGAAACTGAGAGGTCCAGTACACAACTCTCCAGAAGACAGGCAGAATGCCATCTGGTATGTAACTCCATGGCTCTTCACAAACACCTACTGCACTGTTAACACAGACCAATACCATTGTAATCACACTGCTCATGTCTAACAGCCGTAATTTAGAGTTGAAACGTTTTTTAATGGTTAATGGCATCCGCCTTACATTTGTGAGGTTGTTTTGTCAATTATGTAATATTTTCATGCAGTATATCCCCACCTGTCCCCCATTTAAGTAGACAAAGGCCTGCAAAGTTTGGGCACTCTGAATATTACCAAATCTTTTTGTGCCCCTGCAtagttttttggttgttgttttttcttttttcaactgACACTTAcagtctgaaaaatatagtgcatggattttttttcataaagttTGTGTGAATCTGAGCAGGTCACTTTATAGTCCAGACATTATGGTACAATTAATTCATTGTGGAGTTTTTGTTGCCAGGGAAACCTAACACTATGCTTACCTACCTTTCAGTTGGATAAAGAATGGAGCTGTTTTCTGTCTGATTGGAGTGATGTTGTGCATTATCTTGCAGACACTGCTTATAAATGGTCTGAAAGAATAGCGCATTTAAAAACTTTATAAAACCCCTCCCCACAATGAGTGTACATACTGTGCTGACGTCCAGCGGCAGGACAAACACGATGAGGAAGCAGAGGTACCAGGATGCCAGAGTCCCTAGCAGGACCATACGCTCCTGCATCCCCAGGTCACCATAGCGATGGAGGAGGGCGAGCGCAAGGAAGAACACGGCGACGAGCACCAGACCTAGAGACACGGCACTCATCGTGTCCAGTAGACGCAAACGGAGGCCGGCATCAGGACATCACGATGGTCCAGCTGTTTTATGAAGTGAAATAGTTTCTCAGATAGGTGTCAAAAACGTTCAACATGTTAGCATCAAGGTCATTTTTTGCTTGATGTTTTTGCAGCAGGCAAGGTAAATTTGGTGATTTTAGAGAAGATTTTTTGTGACTGACAAGAATCCA of Stigmatopora argus isolate UIUO_Sarg chromosome 5, RoL_Sarg_1.0, whole genome shotgun sequence contains these proteins:
- the LOC144074061 gene encoding G-protein coupled receptor-associated protein LMBRD2B-like, whose product is MSAVSLGLVLVAVFFLALALLHRYGDLGMQERMVLLGTLASWYLCFLIVFVLPLDVSTTIYKQCLQDNAQHHSNQTENSSILYPTESAVGVCEEPWSYIPDGILPVFWRVVYWTSQFLTWLLLPFMQSYARSGAFSRIRKLKTALVENAIYYGSYLLIFIFLLIYVAAHPQWRLTWTEFQTIGITAANMWGLFLLVLLLGYGLVEIPRSYWLLSCHRHLLAKTYFKVAKLAGEKAAAVEKLADVMEEVSVINISVKYNHSLRKCVDTILTKCPIEYQEEMGRDVENYCDDQHVLPTKSGLAQLHKKVISAMLRCRQTRVQWSMLLERVFHLEDVAKNRSSPTGYFVRSFASTEQGGYIRRFLYTPKVEWYWECVFHPKFYKLLALLLSFLSVAVVWSECTLFSTHPVLSVFAIIVRTTQQQRYYICTEVVCFITVLFLCLCVYFTVFQIRVFNYYYLVPHHQTDAYSLQFSGMLFCRLTPPLCLNFLGLIHMDPALSPPDQIHTSYTSIMGSMHLLPVISNGFYIYYPVLVLLLCFATLYNLGSRCLNLLGIHQYVADDEVSADLVEEGQELIRRERRKRQKSQNTANSKWEWRERYGGVYEESRERKTGYTEIKDDQETQCKKNIISFAWQESDEQQRSLLHSRDNDGS